The sequence below is a genomic window from Microbulbifer hydrolyticus.
CGCCGTTTGGGGCCTTCCTTGATCCCGTTGCTGACAAATTGATGGTGGCTACCGCACTGGTACTGCTCGTCGATCTCCACGATCATCGCCTCTTCACTATCGCTGCGGCGGTGATTATCGGGCGTGAAATTGCAGTTTCTGCACTGCGCGAATGGATGGCGGAACTTGGTTTGCGCAGTAGTGTGGCCGTCAGCTACATCGGCAAGATCAAGACTACCGCACAGATGGCAGCGATTATTGTGTTGCTGGCGTTCGATGTACGTGAGTTTCCGGTGATGGAAACCATCGGCTATATCCTGCTCTACGTGGCAGCGGCGCTCACGCTCTG
It includes:
- the pgsA gene encoding CDP-diacylglycerol--glycerol-3-phosphate 3-phosphatidyltransferase, with the protein product MTLANQLTLLRVALIPVFVLVFYLPYKWSYVASALIFSIAAATDWLDGYIARKLNQSTPFGAFLDPVADKLMVATALVLLVDLHDHRLFTIAAAVIIGREIAVSALREWMAELGLRSSVAVSYIGKIKTTAQMAAIIVLLAFDVREFPVMETIGYILLYVAAALTLWTMVVYLRAAWPALTADEPGKKG